A single window of Vidua chalybeata isolate OUT-0048 chromosome 7, bVidCha1 merged haplotype, whole genome shotgun sequence DNA harbors:
- the RPL37A gene encoding 60S ribosomal protein L37a — translation LPSVETQESELRQCWRSSTARVSRWVPQAGSGWKGPRCSPAPTSLLQQGHGRAHGPASRRFGSASSDGACRRPLSGRAEPARAPASLPPAPARPRLRTAAPSLRRRRRKMAKRTKKVGIVGKYGTRYGASLRKMVKKIEISQHAKYTCSFCGKTKMKRKAVGIWHCGSCMKTVAGGAWTYNTTSAVTVKSAIRRLKELKDQ, via the exons CTTCCCTCGGTGGAAACCCAGGAATCTGAGCTGCGGCAGTGCTGGCGCTCAAGTACCGCCCGGGTCTCACGCTGGGTTCCACAGgctgggtcaggctggaagggccCGCGGTGCTCACCTgctccaacctccctgctccagcagggccatggcAGAGCACACGGGCCTGCATCCAGACGGTTCGGAAGTGCCTCCAGTGACGGAGCCTGCAGACGCCCCCTGAGCGGCCGCGCCGAGCCCGCCCGGGCTCCTGCGTCACTTCCACCCGCGCCGGCCCGCCCGCGCCTGCGCACTGCGGCTCCCTCTCTGCGTCGGCGCCGGCGGAAGATG GCCAAGCGCACCAAGAAGGTCGGGATCGTGGGTAAATATGGGACCCGTTACGGTGCGTCCCTTAGGAAAATGGTGAAGAAGATTGAAATCAGCCAGCATGCCAAGTATACCTGCTCCTTCTGTGGCAAG ACCAAAATGAAGAGGAAGGCTGTGGGTATCTGGCACTGTGGATCCTGCATGAAGACAGTTGCTGGTGGTGCTTGGACTTACaa TACCACCTCTGCAGTGACAGTCAAATCTGCCATCAGAAGACTGAAGGAACTGAAAGACCAGTAG